One genomic region from Bartonella australis AUST/NH1 encodes:
- a CDS encoding outer membrane protein: MNMKYLMMSSVVALVSASAAQAADVVVPRQTTSTISPIVSVPSFSWTGFYVGGQIGGFSGKTNVSALDYDGEFVSLGKDFSPKLSGFMGGFYAGSNIDLGSGFILGVDTDIVWANKKRTKSASIPGSELQGEDGAFAAGLLEDFGVDVSIESGHPSATDIVTNDITLKEKWAGATRARLGFAMGRMMPYIAGGVAYTQVKAASLISIKARDGNAVLAPTPLSDDTNTMIGYTLGAGLDFAMTDNIVMRAEYRYSDFGKKKFSNDNLELKYKTNDFRVGVAYKF, encoded by the coding sequence ATGAATATGAAATATTTAATGATGTCTTCTGTTGTTGCTTTAGTTTCGGCTTCTGCAGCACAGGCGGCAGACGTTGTAGTCCCTCGTCAAACGACGTCGACTATTTCGCCGATTGTTTCTGTCCCTTCTTTTTCTTGGACAGGTTTTTACGTCGGTGGTCAAATTGGCGGTTTTTCAGGTAAAACAAACGTAAGTGCACTCGACTATGACGGCGAATTTGTTTCGCTCGGAAAAGATTTTTCTCCTAAACTTTCCGGTTTTATGGGTGGCTTTTACGCAGGTTCTAATATTGATCTCGGTAGTGGTTTTATTCTCGGTGTTGACACAGATATCGTTTGGGCTAATAAAAAGCGCACAAAAAGCGCATCGATACCAGGAAGTGAGCTTCAAGGGGAAGACGGTGCATTTGCAGCAGGATTATTGGAGGACTTCGGGGTCGATGTTTCTATAGAATCAGGGCACCCTAGTGCTACTGATATAGTAACTAATGATATCACTCTTAAAGAAAAGTGGGCGGGTGCTACACGGGCACGTTTAGGTTTTGCAATGGGCCGTATGATGCCTTACATCGCCGGTGGTGTTGCTTATACACAAGTAAAAGCAGCCTCTTTGATTTCGATAAAAGCCAGAGACGGTAATGCGGTACTTGCTCCTACTCCACTATCAGACGATACGAACACAATGATCGGTTATACTCTCGGTGCTGGTCTTGATTTTGCAATGACTGACAATATCGTAATGCGTGCAGAATATCGCTATTCTGATTTTGGTAAAAAGAAATTCAGTAATGATAACCTGGAACTTAAGTATAAAACCAACGATTTTCGTGTGGGTGTAGCTTATAAATTTTGA
- a CDS encoding MFS transporter: protein MEKNKLYILIIIGCITCFSTVSVVSVALSLLQLMDSKGAASAYINISNMLAISVAGLCLGGVLYRHQGFSIGFYSPLICAVLLSLVFFVQSPLAINVIIFSISLATGLDNPNNNSVLNSFIKENREKARIFAIYTTCSQFFVIISPLIASFLIVKYSHYFAILVIIASYLLNSLIWFFTPFLRKITFEKQQTDRGKNRAHWHGSQLLWRIPALRDLTVNRILNNFLYTGTLVLLPIMVTHNTQENVRFTIAQNFILSLIGMGFILNGTISSYLLKKTPQLAVYFVRGATAVALIGMIIALISDFQERALYVMAFLLGYGQFYFRVSGMTLGQAVTPPEHLGEVILAGDALVRGVTALYALFLLLLVNILGLTGPYLFFMVLGAFAPVFATKGAAIYLKTLKAEK, encoded by the coding sequence GTGGAAAAAAATAAGCTTTATATCCTAATTATAATTGGGTGCATAACGTGTTTTTCGACTGTATCAGTTGTTTCTGTCGCTTTATCGTTATTGCAGTTAATGGATTCAAAAGGGGCTGCATCTGCTTATATAAATATTTCTAATATGCTGGCCATCAGCGTAGCAGGACTCTGCTTAGGGGGTGTCCTTTATCGCCACCAAGGATTCTCTATCGGCTTTTATTCACCACTGATTTGCGCCGTCCTTTTATCTCTCGTATTTTTTGTACAAAGCCCCTTGGCCATTAATGTGATCATATTTTCTATTTCACTCGCGACAGGGCTCGATAATCCAAATAATAATAGCGTATTAAATAGCTTCATTAAAGAGAATAGAGAAAAAGCGCGGATATTTGCTATTTATACGACGTGTTCTCAATTTTTTGTTATTATATCGCCGTTAATTGCGTCATTTTTAATAGTAAAATATAGCCATTATTTTGCAATTTTAGTGATTATAGCGAGTTATTTACTTAATTCGCTTATATGGTTTTTTACCCCATTCCTTCGGAAAATTACTTTTGAGAAGCAGCAAACCGATCGCGGTAAAAACCGGGCACACTGGCACGGAAGCCAACTGCTTTGGCGTATACCAGCGCTGCGAGATTTAACGGTGAACCGCATTCTGAATAATTTCCTTTATACCGGGACGCTCGTATTACTCCCAATAATGGTTACTCATAATACACAAGAAAATGTACGTTTTACGATAGCCCAAAATTTTATCCTTTCTCTCATCGGGATGGGCTTTATCTTAAATGGTACAATTTCAAGCTATTTACTAAAAAAAACACCTCAATTAGCGGTATATTTTGTGCGCGGTGCGACCGCTGTAGCACTCATAGGTATGATTATTGCACTCATTAGCGATTTTCAAGAACGTGCTTTATATGTCATGGCTTTTTTGCTAGGTTATGGGCAATTTTATTTTCGCGTATCCGGTATGACACTAGGGCAAGCCGTTACACCACCAGAACATTTAGGGGAAGTGATCTTAGCTGGAGATGCCTTAGTCCGGGGAGTGACAGCATTATATGCGCTTTTTCTTCTATTACTCGTGAACATATTAGGCCTCACAGGGCCATACCTCTTTTTCATGGTGTTGGGGGCATTTGCGCCTGTCTTCGCCACGAAAGGAGCAGCAATTTACCTAAAAACATTAAAAGCGGAAAAATAA
- a CDS encoding AAA family ATPase, whose product MCDIHSLNEKFVEYGILDQKVRSSLLLTLNDHLPRFKPRCLLVSGPSGSGKTYLANILKHATAKTMVTIDAKDLSEVGYSGKDPISIFEKLLSATSGNIEEAENGIIHLDEFDKLASVSQFEKDVNGVGVQQSLLKPLDGFDIILQSLQKSRMNPSGSIILNTNNIIFIFTGSFKNQEIYSYSELISVGFLPELAYRIDFYLHLKQPSTMDLASKIDTDRVLEDAAEFAKKYGLEISFPKNFNYSLAKASSELDGNYRTLHFILKNTIYRKIVEMVVARHAYYNFKESDLELLH is encoded by the coding sequence ATGTGTGATATTCATAGCTTAAATGAAAAATTTGTTGAATATGGTATATTAGACCAGAAGGTACGAAGCTCACTTTTATTAACTTTAAATGATCATCTCCCCAGATTTAAACCAAGGTGCCTCCTTGTTTCTGGCCCGTCTGGCTCTGGTAAAACTTATTTAGCAAACATATTAAAACATGCCACCGCTAAAACTATGGTTACAATAGATGCTAAGGATTTATCAGAAGTTGGATATAGTGGCAAAGACCCGATATCTATTTTTGAGAAACTGCTTTCTGCTACTTCAGGCAATATCGAAGAAGCTGAAAATGGGATCATACATTTAGATGAATTTGATAAACTGGCCTCTGTTAGTCAATTTGAGAAAGACGTCAATGGAGTAGGCGTACAGCAATCTTTATTAAAGCCTTTGGATGGTTTCGATATCATTCTTCAATCCTTGCAGAAATCTCGGATGAATCCGAGTGGAAGTATAATATTAAACACGAATAATATTATTTTTATTTTTACGGGAAGCTTTAAAAATCAAGAAATTTACTCTTATAGCGAACTTATTTCAGTTGGTTTCCTTCCTGAATTAGCTTACCGTATAGATTTTTACCTCCATTTAAAGCAGCCTAGCACCATGGATTTAGCTTCTAAGATCGACACTGATCGTGTACTAGAAGATGCCGCAGAATTTGCAAAAAAATATGGATTAGAAATTTCATTTCCAAAGAATTTTAATTACAGTTTAGCGAAAGCTTCGTCAGAGCTAGATGGGAATTATCGGACTCTGCATTTTATCTTAAAGAATACAATTTATCGCAAAATTGTCGAGATGGTTGTAGCGCGACATGCATATTATAATTTCAAAGAGTCGGATCTTGAACTCTTACACTGA
- the rplU gene encoding 50S ribosomal protein L21, which produces MFAVIKTGGKQYRVIAGQRLRVEKIVGDAGDVVEFSDVLMIGEEESAIIGAPVLADAVVTAEIVEQARARKVVAFKKRRRQNSKRTRGHRQEVTAIRILEISASGLKPRKAAVKSVEKKETVPKKTEAHSSPEKHAGETGKKKAVSSKVKTVTPDESKKD; this is translated from the coding sequence ATGTTCGCAGTCATTAAGACTGGGGGTAAGCAGTACCGCGTTATTGCTGGCCAACGGTTAAGGGTCGAAAAGATTGTTGGTGATGCCGGTGATGTCGTCGAGTTTAGTGATGTGTTAATGATCGGTGAAGAAGAGAGCGCAATTATTGGTGCGCCTGTTCTCGCTGATGCTGTAGTTACAGCTGAAATCGTGGAGCAGGCGCGTGCACGTAAGGTTGTCGCTTTTAAAAAGCGCCGTCGTCAAAACTCAAAACGTACGCGTGGTCATCGTCAAGAAGTAACGGCGATTCGCATTTTAGAGATTTCAGCTAGTGGTCTAAAGCCAAGAAAAGCGGCTGTAAAATCAGTTGAAAAGAAAGAGACGGTGCCTAAAAAAACAGAGGCTCATTCATCTCCTGAAAAACACGCTGGAGAGACTGGTAAGAAGAAAGCGGTGTCAAGCAAAGTAAAGACTGTGACACCAGATGAAAGCAAAAAAGATTAA
- a CDS encoding DUF1561 family protein encodes MKRCEVPRVGFCSDGWRLTSKINLRFSPFFFAFLLSLHSLSAAPVPKVEQKLVEAPVDKAIRVKVHNGGEYCYAPVFVRGYSYVYIDKCSSSKVKFGRYDVFQRVGWNIKNVWLCMTAPGSVTGIDGSGTANWDYIMLRPCVINDPNQRWIVKDNAFYTADGKFRVKDYLWYTYISKNKEDYYDHTLDSSMDHWVNTVAVPGNMSFKTSIGWKFVTSSGFDMYYVSDNGSKSDVFDLYYNPESGHIARYFPTGGLLGCMSSEQSPSEDWNWVEWRFCYDVVPKEKHRGFWDISFLAGREGPIFDRNGNILRIPQYGPNWGRPYTAKPGYVKQDTTSSPKSEFVLSHDIERWNRYAMANAEDALTECPAPGTKPSISGSKKRVKRTLPTDFKLTEEWKKRLYDITISTAGLPTGAGMCGTCFLQTFQMIAELQESYPRSPGQRRGYFFDTAPNTDPFISLRNRFPRLFRALQFAPLLYGVPLSLTENSEATVIRAAAATTQVALPNFIWLASSVATGQQAIRESIQRLVNAPVGTIWISVVSYTLSSGGVIRHAVPILRASTGVVVIPTNVPANSLTFEAFSRDVEPSTNVDTILGRFDVMTGASMTTFGTLLLVREETDSLSVSISQNNCTGEGEGRRGSGREPSSRFLNQCTSASGRCSIF; translated from the coding sequence ATGAAACGCTGTGAGGTTCCGCGGGTCGGTTTTTGCTCAGATGGTTGGCGTTTAACGAGCAAAATTAATCTGAGATTTTCGCCGTTCTTTTTTGCCTTTTTATTATCTCTCCATTCTCTTTCTGCTGCTCCTGTTCCCAAAGTTGAACAAAAGTTGGTTGAAGCGCCTGTCGATAAAGCTATTCGCGTTAAAGTTCATAACGGGGGGGAATATTGTTATGCCCCAGTATTTGTAAGGGGTTATAGCTACGTTTACATCGATAAATGCTCTTCTTCCAAGGTGAAATTTGGCCGGTATGATGTTTTTCAGAGGGTAGGTTGGAATATTAAAAATGTTTGGTTATGTATGACTGCTCCGGGTTCAGTTACGGGCATTGATGGAAGCGGGACGGCGAATTGGGATTATATTATGCTTAGGCCCTGTGTCATAAATGACCCTAATCAGCGTTGGATCGTCAAAGATAATGCCTTTTATACGGCCGATGGGAAATTTCGCGTTAAAGATTACTTATGGTATACTTATATCTCGAAAAATAAAGAGGACTATTATGATCATACCTTAGATTCCTCAATGGACCACTGGGTGAACACTGTCGCGGTTCCCGGTAATATGAGTTTCAAGACTTCAATAGGCTGGAAGTTCGTGACTTCCTCGGGTTTCGATATGTATTATGTCTCAGATAATGGGTCTAAATCCGACGTCTTTGACCTTTATTATAACCCCGAAAGTGGCCACATTGCTAGATATTTTCCTACCGGCGGGTTGCTTGGTTGCATGTCTTCTGAACAATCTCCTTCAGAAGATTGGAACTGGGTAGAGTGGAGATTTTGCTATGATGTTGTCCCTAAGGAAAAACATAGAGGCTTCTGGGATATTTCTTTTCTGGCCGGACGGGAGGGGCCGATTTTCGATCGCAATGGTAATATATTAAGAATTCCTCAGTATGGTCCTAATTGGGGGAGGCCGTATACGGCGAAACCTGGTTACGTCAAACAAGACACAACTAGCTCCCCAAAATCTGAGTTTGTTTTGTCTCATGATATTGAGCGGTGGAATCGCTATGCTATGGCAAATGCGGAAGATGCACTTACTGAGTGCCCAGCTCCCGGGACGAAGCCGAGTATTTCTGGGTCTAAAAAGAGAGTAAAACGAACTTTACCTACTGATTTTAAGCTCACTGAGGAATGGAAAAAGCGGCTTTACGATATAACAATTTCCACAGCCGGTCTTCCGACGGGGGCGGGTATGTGTGGTACCTGCTTTTTACAAACTTTTCAGATGATTGCGGAGCTCCAAGAGAGTTATCCGAGGTCTCCCGGTCAGAGAAGAGGCTATTTCTTTGATACAGCTCCTAACACTGATCCGTTTATTTCGTTAAGGAACAGGTTCCCTAGGCTTTTTCGGGCTTTGCAATTTGCTCCTCTCCTTTATGGTGTTCCTTTAAGTCTCACAGAGAACAGTGAGGCGACTGTTATTAGAGCAGCGGCTGCGACGACACAGGTCGCTTTACCCAACTTTATTTGGTTAGCATCGAGCGTTGCTACTGGCCAACAGGCTATTCGGGAGTCCATCCAGAGGCTTGTAAACGCGCCTGTTGGAACGATTTGGATTAGCGTGGTGAGCTATACTCTTTCCAGCGGTGGCGTAATCAGGCACGCAGTTCCAATTTTGCGTGCTTCTACTGGAGTTGTAGTAATTCCGACGAATGTTCCAGCTAATTCACTAACTTTTGAAGCTTTTTCCAGAGACGTTGAGCCATCTACTAATGTTGATACTATTCTCGGTCGCTTTGACGTAATGACAGGTGCGTCTATGACTACTTTTGGGACATTGTTACTAGTCAGAGAGGAGACTGACTCTCTGAGTGTTTCAATCTCTCAAAATAATTGCACCGGGGAGGGAGAAGGCAGAAGAGGCAGCGGGCGAGAGCCAAGTAGTCGTTTTCTCAATCAGTGCACAAGTGCAAGCGGGAGGTGCAGTATTTTTTGA
- a CDS encoding efflux RND transporter permease subunit produces MNQKVETGQSLIKSEQGGMMAFFIRRPVFTFVLNAMIVIAGLAAWMSVDVRELPDVDMPVTTVVTTFSGASAETIDREITKVIEDAVARVSGVKTISSTSSFGRSRVVIQFNVGVDLNIAASDIRDAISRVAHSLPKDADAPLIIKADSNASAMMYLVVTSPVMSIDDLTTVVDDQIIEALSSVDGVGDVQVYSARAKIFQIDVDQAKLASYGLTVADVARVLSDMTTDAPVGSLRNSEQTLIVRATARLTTPEAFEQVVLKPHVRVGDVAHVTLSPDRETMIFRVNGKPGIGLGIVRKAQSNTINISKNIQKILEHIKIILPPSVDVSIISDDAIFIKSALHEVEVALIIAVISVIFVIFLFLKDIRVTFIPALSIPVALIGTIAAIYLAGFSLNILTFLGLVLATGLVVDDAIVVLENIVRWRNMGFGSRSAAVFGTREVFFAVLATTFTLVAVFVPISFLPGQIGGLFREFGFVLAIAVLLSAIVALTLCPMLASRFLKEHVEGNEEGAHHFALFDKLGVFFGKYYTYSLHRCLERPWTVIFASLIFFGLCAAGYTQLQHELTPAEDRAAVFLVISGPQGISTQYLNEQVEQIEASLKPLRDSGEIINSFSIAGVNDSSNSAFLILLLSPWDKRSRSQQEIVKEINAKVRRFPAVFAFTVQGNSLGVSANGQGLQFAVLGDNYAQLQSSADKLLNALRADSHFIRPRLTVDATQPQFFIEIDREKASDLGINIFNLGDTLQAMLDGKKIGSVYIDDHSYDVKLTSRKNPIGDPAGLENIFLKTKEGKYVPLSVVADLREKAIAPQLKREERMSAVILSANLAPGVALGSAYQTVEKIASSLLPEGNYIIPLGEAATLGETSSSLMVAFGISFLIILLILAAQFESFISGFIIIATVPLGLGCAVIAMLLSGISLNIYSQIGLILLIGIMAKNGILIVEFADQLRNQGKSVREATEEAANVRLRPVSMTMICAILGGIPLILAKGAGAEARIALGWVIVGGLGLATIFTLYVTPVVYLFLGRFIKPKAEEAARLARELGQAK; encoded by the coding sequence ATGAATCAAAAAGTCGAAACTGGACAATCGCTGATAAAGTCAGAACAAGGCGGGATGATGGCATTTTTCATTCGTAGGCCGGTTTTTACTTTTGTCTTAAATGCTATGATTGTAATTGCAGGGCTCGCTGCGTGGATGAGTGTCGATGTTCGTGAATTGCCCGATGTTGACATGCCAGTAACAACGGTTGTGACAACTTTTTCTGGTGCATCAGCAGAAACAATTGACCGTGAAATTACGAAGGTTATAGAAGACGCAGTTGCCCGTGTTTCAGGGGTTAAAACTATTTCTTCAACTTCTTCTTTTGGTCGTTCTCGTGTAGTGATCCAATTTAATGTCGGTGTTGATTTGAATATTGCTGCGTCTGATATTCGTGATGCTATTTCTCGCGTTGCCCATTCTTTACCGAAAGACGCAGATGCACCTCTGATTATTAAGGCAGATTCAAATGCTTCTGCAATGATGTATTTGGTTGTTACTTCACCGGTAATGAGTATAGACGATTTGACAACCGTTGTGGATGATCAGATCATTGAGGCTCTGTCTTCTGTCGATGGCGTTGGTGACGTGCAGGTTTACAGTGCTCGTGCGAAGATTTTCCAAATTGATGTCGATCAGGCGAAGCTTGCTAGCTATGGATTAACTGTGGCAGATGTTGCGCGTGTCCTTTCTGATATGACCACCGATGCACCTGTAGGATCATTACGCAATTCTGAGCAGACTCTGATTGTACGTGCCACTGCTCGCTTGACAACTCCGGAGGCTTTCGAACAGGTCGTATTAAAACCTCATGTACGTGTCGGCGATGTTGCGCATGTTACTTTATCTCCTGATAGAGAAACGATGATTTTTCGTGTAAACGGAAAACCGGGGATTGGGTTAGGTATCGTGCGCAAAGCGCAATCCAACACCATTAATATTTCTAAAAATATCCAAAAAATTCTTGAGCACATCAAAATTATCCTTCCTCCTTCTGTGGATGTAAGCATTATTAGTGACGATGCCATTTTTATCAAAAGTGCTCTTCACGAAGTCGAGGTGGCATTAATTATCGCTGTTATTAGCGTTATTTTTGTTATTTTTCTTTTTCTCAAAGATATTCGGGTAACGTTTATTCCTGCTTTATCTATCCCAGTAGCTCTAATTGGAACGATCGCTGCGATTTATCTTGCGGGTTTTTCTTTGAATATTCTTACATTTTTGGGGCTTGTTTTGGCAACGGGACTTGTTGTGGATGATGCAATTGTCGTTCTCGAAAATATTGTTCGGTGGCGTAATATGGGATTTGGTTCCCGGTCAGCAGCAGTATTTGGAACACGAGAAGTATTTTTTGCTGTTTTGGCAACAACATTTACTTTGGTAGCTGTTTTTGTACCTATTTCTTTTCTTCCTGGACAAATTGGGGGGCTTTTCAGAGAATTTGGTTTTGTGTTGGCGATCGCTGTTTTGCTTTCTGCAATTGTTGCTTTAACTCTTTGCCCTATGCTCGCTTCGCGCTTTCTTAAAGAGCATGTTGAGGGGAACGAAGAGGGTGCACACCATTTTGCCCTTTTTGATAAATTGGGTGTTTTTTTCGGAAAATATTATACTTACAGTCTACACCGGTGTTTGGAGCGACCTTGGACTGTTATATTTGCTTCACTTATTTTTTTCGGTCTTTGTGCCGCTGGATACACGCAATTACAGCATGAATTGACGCCAGCAGAGGATAGAGCAGCTGTTTTTTTGGTAATTAGTGGGCCACAGGGCATTTCGACACAATATTTGAATGAGCAGGTTGAGCAAATTGAAGCTAGTTTAAAACCATTGCGTGATTCTGGGGAGATTATTAATAGTTTCTCCATAGCGGGTGTAAATGATTCATCTAATAGTGCTTTTCTCATTTTGTTGCTTTCACCGTGGGATAAGCGTTCGCGTAGTCAACAAGAGATTGTAAAGGAGATTAATGCGAAAGTTAGACGATTTCCTGCGGTATTTGCATTTACCGTACAAGGTAATTCTTTAGGGGTTTCCGCAAACGGCCAAGGATTGCAGTTTGCAGTTCTTGGGGATAATTACGCGCAATTACAGTCATCCGCTGATAAGCTTCTTAACGCCCTGCGAGCTGATTCTCATTTTATCCGTCCACGTTTGACTGTTGATGCAACGCAGCCGCAGTTTTTTATAGAGATCGACAGAGAAAAAGCTTCTGATTTAGGAATTAATATTTTCAATTTAGGTGATACATTACAGGCAATGTTAGACGGGAAAAAAATTGGTTCTGTTTATATAGACGACCACTCTTATGACGTTAAGCTTACATCGCGTAAGAATCCTATAGGCGATCCCGCTGGTTTAGAGAATATCTTCTTGAAAACAAAGGAGGGCAAATATGTTCCTTTGTCGGTTGTTGCAGATTTGCGTGAAAAAGCCATCGCACCTCAATTAAAACGAGAGGAACGCATGAGTGCGGTTATTCTAAGTGCCAATCTTGCTCCTGGAGTTGCTTTAGGAAGTGCTTATCAGACTGTAGAAAAAATTGCTTCTTCATTGTTACCAGAGGGAAATTATATCATTCCACTGGGAGAAGCCGCAACACTTGGTGAAACATCTTCTAGTCTAATGGTTGCCTTTGGAATTTCTTTTTTGATTATTTTATTGATTTTAGCGGCGCAGTTTGAGAGTTTTATTTCAGGGTTTATTATAATAGCTACCGTGCCATTGGGGCTTGGTTGCGCAGTAATTGCTATGCTTTTGAGCGGTATCAGTCTCAATATCTACAGCCAAATCGGCTTGATTTTGTTAATTGGTATTATGGCTAAAAATGGTATTCTGATTGTTGAATTTGCAGATCAACTGCGCAATCAAGGTAAAAGTGTGCGTGAAGCTACAGAAGAAGCGGCTAATGTTCGTCTCCGTCCAGTTTCTATGACGATGATTTGCGCTATTTTGGGTGGTATTCCGCTGATTTTAGCAAAAGGTGCTGGTGCAGAGGCACGCATAGCTTTAGGTTGGGTTATTGTCGGTGGCTTAGGTTTAGCAACTATTTTTACTCTTTACGTAACACCGGTTGTTTACCTTTTTCTTGGACGTTTTATAAAGCCGAAAGCAGAAGAAGCCGCGCGTTTAGCCAGAGAACTAGGCCAAGCTAAATGA
- the rpmA gene encoding 50S ribosomal protein L27: protein MAHKKAGGSSRNGRDSESKRLGVKKFGGEIVSAGNIIVRQRGTRWHPGENVGIGRDHTLFALLNGMVSFRTKANNRSYVSVVPAVKAAE from the coding sequence GTGGCTCATAAAAAAGCTGGCGGTTCTTCGCGTAATGGTCGCGATTCAGAATCGAAACGCCTCGGCGTTAAAAAATTTGGCGGTGAGATTGTGTCTGCCGGGAATATCATCGTTCGTCAACGTGGTACGCGTTGGCATCCTGGTGAAAATGTTGGCATTGGAAGAGACCATACTCTTTTTGCACTTTTGAATGGGATGGTTTCTTTCCGTACAAAGGCTAATAATCGTTCTTATGTATCGGTTGTTCCCGCGGTAAAAGCAGCAGAGTGA
- a CDS encoding DUF1561 family protein, with protein MRRSEVPLVDLDGCRLTAKTNLRFLLFFFVFLLSLHSLFAAPVPTPVPQKLTDTPSDQSIRVRVSGGKEYCYAPVFVRVGGYVYIDNCSSSKVQSGRYDVFQRIGWNIKNVWLCMTAPGSVTGIDGSGSANWDYIMLRPCVINDPNQRWIVQGRALYTADGKFRVKDYGWYAYISKNAGDYYDHTLDPSMDHWVGTIATPGNMSFKTSVGWKFVTSSGFDMYYISDNGSKSDVFDLYYNPENGHIARYFPTSGLLTCMSSEQSPSEDWNWVEWRFCYDVVFKEKHRGSWDVSFLFGREGPIFDRYGNILRITQYGPNWGRPYTAKPDYVKQDTANSPKSEFVLSYDIERWNRYVMANAEEALTYCPAPGKEPSVSGPQKRVKWTLPPDFELTEEWKRRLYAIATSTDGSWVLVGMCGTCFLQTLQMIAELQEGYPGSPRTSGGYFFDTAPDTNPFISLRRRSRQLYRELQLSVIVDGVLLTQADDLVTALARSAATVTQAALPNFTWSLSAIAIGQTAIHSAIRGLLRAPAGTIWVALAFYTLPDGRRVGHAVPILRSSGGLIVIPANLPTYTTSFQDFSLELSPLIDSDAILRQIAHQEGVTYDALATVQLTGVASRPLSVTISQNNCTGEGEGRRGSGREPRSSLLNQCMSGRCTLL; from the coding sequence ATGAGACGCAGTGAAGTTCCGTTGGTTGATTTAGACGGTTGCCGTTTAACGGCTAAAACTAATCTAAGGTTTTTGCTGTTCTTTTTTGTATTTTTATTATCTCTTCATTCTCTTTTTGCTGCTCCTGTTCCTACGCCTGTTCCTCAAAAGCTCACCGATACGCCTAGTGATCAATCTATCCGTGTCAGAGTTAGTGGGGGAAAGGAATATTGTTATGCTCCAGTATTTGTGAGAGTGGGTGGCTACGTTTATATCGATAACTGCTCTTCTTCCAAAGTTCAATCTGGTAGATATGATGTTTTTCAGAGGATAGGTTGGAATATTAAAAATGTTTGGTTATGTATGACGGCCCCAGGTTCGGTTACAGGCATTGACGGAAGTGGGTCAGCAAATTGGGATTATATTATGCTTAGGCCCTGTGTTATAAACGATCCTAATCAGCGTTGGATTGTTCAGGGTAGAGCTTTGTATACGGCCGATGGAAAGTTCCGTGTTAAAGATTACGGGTGGTACGCTTATATCTCGAAAAATGCAGGGGACTATTATGATCATACCTTAGATCCCTCAATGGACCACTGGGTGGGCACTATCGCAACTCCTGGTAATATGAGCTTCAAGACTTCAGTAGGCTGGAAGTTCGTGACTTCCTCGGGTTTCGATATGTATTATATCTCAGATAACGGGTCTAAATCTGATGTCTTTGACCTTTATTATAACCCAGAAAACGGCCATATTGCCAGATATTTTCCTACTAGTGGGTTGCTTACTTGCATGTCCTCTGAACAGTCTCCTTCGGAAGATTGGAATTGGGTAGAGTGGAGATTTTGCTATGATGTCGTCTTCAAGGAGAAGCATAGAGGCTCCTGGGATGTTTCTTTTCTGTTCGGACGTGAGGGGCCGATTTTTGACCGTTACGGTAATATATTAAGAATTACTCAGTATGGTCCCAATTGGGGGAGGCCTTATACGGCGAAACCTGATTATGTCAAACAAGACACGGCTAATTCCCCAAAATCTGAGTTTGTTTTATCCTACGATATTGAGCGGTGGAATCGCTACGTTATGGCGAACGCGGAAGAAGCGCTTACTTACTGCCCGGCTCCCGGTAAAGAACCGAGTGTTTCTGGGCCCCAAAAAAGAGTGAAGTGGACTTTACCTCCTGATTTTGAACTTACCGAGGAATGGAAAAGGCGCCTTTACGCGATAGCAACAAGCACGGATGGTTCTTGGGTTTTGGTAGGGATGTGCGGTACCTGCTTTTTACAAACTCTTCAGATGATTGCAGAGCTCCAGGAAGGTTATCCGGGCTCTCCTCGTACGAGTGGGGGGTATTTCTTTGATACGGCTCCTGACACTAATCCGTTTATTTCATTAAGACGAAGATCCCGTCAGCTTTACCGGGAGTTGCAACTTTCTGTTATCGTTGATGGTGTTTTGTTAACTCAAGCAGACGATCTTGTCACGGCTCTTGCGAGGTCAGCAGCTACAGTAACGCAGGCCGCTTTGCCGAATTTTACTTGGTCGCTATCGGCTATAGCTATTGGTCAAACTGCTATTCACAGTGCCATCCGGGGTCTTCTCAGGGCGCCTGCTGGAACAATTTGGGTTGCACTCGCTTTCTATACTCTTCCAGATGGCAGAAGAGTCGGGCATGCAGTTCCAATTTTGCGTTCTTCTGGGGGGCTTATAGTCATTCCGGCAAATCTTCCAACTTATACGACGAGTTTCCAAGATTTTTCCCTCGAACTTTCGCCGCTTATCGATTCTGATGCCATTTTGCGTCAAATTGCCCATCAAGAAGGTGTGACCTATGATGCTTTGGCGACGGTTCAGCTGACCGGGGTGGCGAGTCGGCCTCTGAGTGTCACAATCTCTCAAAATAACTGTACCGGAGAAGGAGAAGGAAGAAGAGGAAGTGGGCGGGAACCAAGAAGTTCTCTGCTTAATCAATGTATGAGTGGGAGATGCACTCTACTTTAA